The sequence below is a genomic window from Ipomoea triloba cultivar NCNSP0323 chromosome 10, ASM357664v1.
aaGATTTTCAACGACAATAACTTCAATAAATATTAGTCAATTTACTGACTTTCTAACATCATTACAAATTTGTTCATTTTAACCAGAATTTATGATCCGATCCAACATTCCAACCACATTattgcaaaataaattaataatccaCTTACATTGACAAATAAAAAGGAAGTGTCTTAAGTTTTGAagcccattcttcttcttcttttttattttttaaaatacttttataatttttgtattcaaccaacttaaatatttttgtcataGGAGACAACCAAATCACAAATGATCTATTAGCTAATGAATTGAACTTAGTTTACTCGCTTTGATCACTATCAAAATTAAATGCAAGAATTTGAAACTAGTTTATTTGTCTTCTAATTCATTCAACATGTATAGTTTTTCATAACTTGTTAGATGTAGACAATAAATTGTGGCCTTTGAAAATCATATATACCAATATTGTCACTTGAAAAACAACATCCAAGTGGAATTACTTAGCAACTTGATTTATTTGAAGTTGAACAACAACAtgtgaagaaaaagaagaaagaaaggagaagaCAAAGGAGGGCCCTAACTTaaggttttttctttttatttgtctTGGTCTCTACGGTGTTATGATTGTGTCAACTCATAAATTTGGATTAAATTAATAAAGGTGTAAtgatgttaaaaagaaaaattaaaagtggacgaattgattaaaaattattgaaattattgcaatgttgaaaaaaaaaacaaaacaaaaaaacaaaacatggGATAAAATTGACAGATAAAACATAGTGTAGAGACCAATTTAACATTTGTTCCCGAATAAAAGTCTATAAAACATATAAGCTTAGCACTTATAAGAGGCTACACAATTAAGCAAATTATACCAGCTATTTCACTCGCCCACCGAAAGCAATTACATATccatgaaaattatatattggccattaatttttattttttggagttATGAAAGCGAAAATCAATAAAACTGCattaataagaagaaaaaagtgAGCAATACAGGCTGGTGGCAAAATCGACCACTCAATCAGACCAGACTAAGAGCTCGAGACTATTGCCAAAGTGTGAGCCAATGAGTTCGCATatatttcaactttttttttttcataaaaatattcataatatcatctacttatcaaaattttatctaatttttGTATGTGAaaccattttaattttttaaaaaaacatttaaaaattaagcaAACACCATTTGTaaaatactactccgtattataatCAACCTATGAAAAGTGtaataaactttattaattttaatctcTCACCATTAAATCTTATTTTAAGTTGACCTATAAGTCGTTCACTCATAGTCTCCATACCTACAATCAGACAATCAATCAAGCTGTCAGCAAAGATATGGTGGTGACGACGACCCACAAAATTTGTCTGAAAGCTAAGTTCCCTAGCAcaccaaaagaaaaaatgttttaaaaaaaaataaaaattaaattatagaagataattttatatttataattagaaatcataatattttatttacataaaacCCACAAATAATGTTacttaaaaatacattttagttGAAGTCTATCTAATACCCtatcaaatattttatgtttattgtcaaattatttaacttgTGCCTATTTCTTACGCAGCACCAACCAAAGTGTCTGTGTGACATGAATTGAAGTCTCAGAAAgacagaaagaaagaaagaaagaaagaaagaatgggGGAATGTGAAGCAGCAGCAAAAGTGTGTTCAATCTTGATATACCCTCTCAAATCTTGCCGTGGGATCTCTGTTCCTGAAGCAGCCCTTACTTCCActggtatattttttttttttaatcttttttcttctttcaattcaattcatgtTCGCCGTGCATGCATCAATGGTGCCACCACTTCAAACTGAATGTATGGCTGCATGCCCCAGAATAGTATGCTAAACAGTGAATCCTAATGGTGAAAATAGATAAAATGGTCCCCAAGAATTGAAATGATGTTCAGTTTCTACTGGTTCTTTGATAGTTTATTCTTGATAAATTGCCAATTTGAGAACTTGCAGTTTCTTGAATTGGTGTATTGTTTTAGTGAAGCCTTGAAATTAGCTGTTGGATTCTATGCAATTTCCCAATGTCATGGATTCTAAATTTTTAGCCAGTATAAGAAAAATCACCTTCACGAATTGCTTAGTTGATTCCTAGGTGTCAGATTGTGGTTAAGACATAATATCTGACAGTCGCAACATGAGAGTTTCACCCTCAGACGCAATATTTTACAATCACAGCATTAGAGTTTCACCCTCTTGTGGGTGTTTCTTTGTGGGCACGTGGTCTTTCCACTTAATGGGTCGTTAAGTCACTGTGATTATATCACTCCACAATCCTATGGAGCCCTTGGGTGAGGGATTTCGCCTTTGTGGGGCAAGTATAAGAAAAATCTCATCTTGTTTATTGTGTAATTAATGAGAATAGTATAACTATTGAGTACTTCCAATAGTCTTCTGCCTTGATTGATTGTGAAAATTAAGGTGAAAACTTTGTTTGATTATGGATAAAAAGTGAAATGCCTCTTAAGTGTTTCTTTCTTGTCTGCAATCAGGGTTCCGGTGGGATCGCCAATGGATGGTTGTGAATGCAAGAGGAAGAGCATGTACTCAAAAGGTTGAACCATCACTCACTTTGGTTGAACCAGAATTGCCTCATGAGGCATTCTCAGAGGGCTGGGAACCCAAAAAGGGCTCGTTTTTAGGTAAATTTGATGCTTTTACCTTCATATATCATAGGGAAAATGTTGGTGAAAGTAATGTGTTTCGTTTTATGTTCTCGTTGGACTAGTATGAGCAGTTTGTATCTAACATAGAGGTGATCATCCTAGTAAAATTGCTTCAAATGAAATGTTATTAACGGTTAATAGTTTACTTCAACAGTGATTAAGGCCCCGGGGATGGATGTGCTGAAGATCCCATTGGTTGCACCGTCTGCCATAAGCAACGGTGTCTCCGTGTGGGAGTGGTCTGGCTCTGCGTTGGACGAGGGAGATCGAGCATCAGAGTGGTTCACCAAGTTTCTTGGAAAACCTTGCCGGCTTGTGCGTTTTAATGAAGGTAACACTCAGTTATTAAACATCCTAAATCTTCTTGGATACATTAGTCATTAGCTGCCTCAAACTATAATGATTCGAGTGTCTTTCTAGCTGTCAGAAAACATTCCAATTCGAAGTTAAGGACATCTCATCTTATGCTTCTACGTCTCCTATAAATCCCTTCAAAGATCGTCCCCTAATGAAAATTGATATCCAGAGTACTAAAATGTCCAGGGATCCTGAAATAATAATCTGCGAGATATAAACACAATTGGTTTGGTTGTGTCTTTAAAATTGAAGTACGATGTATATTGTTTTTGAACTCTGTGATAAATGTGCACATCTAATGGCCGTTCTCTCTTTTATGCTAATGCAGCAACAGAGAATAGGTCCGCGAACCCCAGTTATGCCTCCGGCTACCATATTAAGTTTAATGATGCCTTTCCATATCTCCTGGCATCCCAGGTTAGACTAGTCGGTCCTTTGAAGaaaatttccattttctttgaACTAAGGTCTTACCACCATATTCTGCTTTGTCTTTCTTTTTGCTATTGTTGTCAGAAATCACTGGATGCATTAAATGAGCAGCTTGAGGAGCCTGTATCAATTATGCGCTTCAGAGCCAAGTATCTCTTTGACACCAAATTTATTGTTCTAATATAGCAAAGctatacacaccattcaatccATGTAGATCATAAACGGGgtttgtttgataaaattttaatcttTGATGCTTTGGAAACTTCCCCACAGCATTATTGTCGAGGACTGTGAAGCATACGCTGAAGATTTGTGGAAGGAGATGAAGAtaaatggattaacatttcatAGCTCTCAACTATGTTACCGCTGTAAGGTAAAAGCTTGTTTCCTCTGCATATTCTCCCCTTGGAATCTCGATGATTAATGTAAATTAATTGAAGCacgtgctccatctcaactaaaaggttaaactgatagttagattgcacatttatgtttatatattatacgctcaacaaggtcatggctctgataccaaattgaagcatgtgctccaccTCAACTAAAAGACTAAACTGATAGGCTAGATTGCACCAAGAACATCGAGTTTGGCTTCCTATTTGACCTTAATTTCTTCTTCAGGTAACTAGAGTTCATCCAGAAACAGCAGCACTAGGCCCAGAGCCACTTGAGACCCTTTCAAAGTTCCGCTCGAACAAAGTCTTGCATCCAGAAAGGAAGCCGCTTGGAAGGGTAAGGGATTACgaaaattttcaaagttttgTGTTTTTGGATGATGTGTGTTGTTTTAGCATAAACTGGTAGCTGCAATAAATTTGCAGATATACTTTGGACAGTATGTTGTGTGCACAGACTGCAGTGatgaaggaaagaaaaaaagcatTAGAGTGGGAGACAGTGTTCATGTCCTCAAGATGGTGTCTTCCTATGCTGATGTTTCAGTCTGAACTTCAAACTCTTTTAGTTTGATGAACAACATTCATGGAGGAAATGGGTgtaataattttcttaattattatacatGGAAATAATCTTGTAATTAtctatctttatctttatataaGTAGTCATTGCTAGCGATATGGGCAACGTCTGTGTTCGCCATATCAGGAAGTTAGCAGACCAGGTAGCTCATGCTTTGCTCAGGGCAACTGGTTCTTCGTCTGTCCTTGTTTCGTTGGTCTCTTCCCCATCTGCCTATCTCGGCTTTCTTTCGTCTGTTCTTAGTTCTTAATGAagttgtgtttaaaaaaaataagtatgaAATATTGTTGTTAATTGTTATGCAATAAGAATTAGAAGAAAATGTATTTGCATTGTATGCCTTACTTGTTACACTCTTGTATTTTTCACTCACAAACTTATTTCATGATGTGGCAATTTATATTAAGTTGAGATttagaactaaaaaaataaagttaaccaCACCAAAATACCAAAATAATCAGGGACGGACAAAAATTGTATGATATTTACAGTGAGAAGCATTTCccatattttttattagtaatataaATGAGAGTTAAACATACTATTAGTTACATGTATCAGTATCACCGTAAAATATTTCTTTcacttatatataaatatataagcaAGTTCCAGCGAGAATCATGTTGCTCTCATAAGAACTGCAAATGTGCATCGCATAATAATTATGAGTGTAATTGTTAATAGGTAAATGTACACTCAAAAGTAACTATTGATCTAGTAAATCAAATGattagaaaataaagaaaaataggtAGAgtcaaatacataaatataaaaactttaaaattttgtatttttttaaatcaactCCAGTACTccacaatttttgtttttgtttttgttttgttttgttttgttatatatatatatatatatttgtgttttttttttgttttttgttttttttgtttttttttagttatggATCATATGAGATGGATAGGTCATATTAATCCATACTTCTCATAGTAAGTGTGATTTTAATTTgatctcacacacacatataggctAAGGATCCTATGAAAACAGTTTCATAGGAGACAAACAAGAATCAATTTTAGCCTTATAAAGTCACAAGTTTGATCTTTGCTCCCTTAGTTTGAGCTGGTTAGTTATGGTAATCTAGGTTGGTTTATTTCTTTGTAGTTCTTTGCCGGTTAGGATTATAATGCGCGATTTGGATTGTAGGGTTTTCCTCGTCATCCAAACTTAAAATGTGAtgcatttcaattatttttagctattgatttaattgaaattatcaAATGTGACAAAAAATGAATGTTGTATACCAAATGTGACAATAATAATATCTAgaaattaaatgttaaaatgacCTGAtaacaaaattagaaaaaaaaaaatctttggaATTGTACCTTTCTTTTAACAAGATGTAAAAAGAGTGGGGAAAAGCATTTTAAAGCAGGAAAGAATATGCCAAGCATTTCACCCCTTGAGTGAATAGAATTTATCaataagagagagagagctgtATTATACACTCTGTTTTTATCGAAATATTAATAACTCTTagaaactattttttaaaaattttttatctaatttttgtttttgaatatcaaAACACAGAGAGCCAATGTCTTGACTGACGTTTTAACTTGTGACCTCTTATTTGGGGGAGTCACAACTACGCGGGCATGTAGCTTGATAACTAGGCATTTCGCAATTTtatggcatcaaacccttccctttatacgggagatggtgggttcgagctttagtggaagcaatactgattcttgtgcttcaataggttgagaaagtagttatgaacagatattgcattataatagagtcagtagtattcaaaaaaaatattagttacttaatagaaatatataatctGGAGGGcagtattaacatattttgtgtaAGAGGAGATTTAAAAAGTTGGGTGGGGAGTTTGAGGAAATCCAAAAACAAGATGCTGAAAACTACTTACTCCGTAGTATTTATTACCGATTTGTTTAGACATACAAATCCGCAGGCATCCCTGGTTTTCTGGGTATCCGTGGTTCGCGTTTTTTCCCGAAAATTACACGTGTGTCCTTCATCTCATCAATGTATTTCATTCCGTACCTTATTTTTCTTGATTCATTCATCACTCTCATCATCAAACTTCATACACAATCTTCCAGTTCTTTTTTACTATGCGGGATAAATCATACATTGTAAATCTAGTCGATAACAAATCACAATGAGTTAAATTagtctaggttgtccataaTTAACTGACTTAAATTAAGAGGGTTGAAATTTAAACTCATGACTTTatagttacaagtttgtattctTAGTTATCTAAATTGGGGTTCCCACCTtcatcatctttatttttagattagatactgatgaatatattatattcgaCCTAAAAAGTTGAGGCCAAAGAAACTTAAAGTCCGAACTAGACAAACCAGTAATAAAGGGTTGGATTGGAAAAACGGAGCCAATTGATAGTTGTTATAATCGTTACAAATACCCACTTCACTAGGAAAACATCTGC
It includes:
- the LOC116032680 gene encoding mitochondrial amidoxime reducing component 2-like — translated: MGECEAAAKVCSILIYPLKSCRGISVPEAALTSTGFRWDRQWMVVNARGRACTQKVEPSLTLVEPELPHEAFSEGWEPKKGSFLVIKAPGMDVLKIPLVAPSAISNGVSVWEWSGSALDEGDRASEWFTKFLGKPCRLVRFNEATENRSANPSYASGYHIKFNDAFPYLLASQKSLDALNEQLEEPVSIMRFRANIIVEDCEAYAEDLWKEMKINGLTFHSSQLCYRCKVTRVHPETAALGPEPLETLSKFRSNKVLHPERKPLGRIYFGQYVVCTDCSDEGKKKSIRVGDSVHVLKMVSSYADVSV